GGGCTGACAGGGCTGAGGCACTAAAGGCGAGAGGCGCTAAGGGCGCCCACGCAAAAGCCCCGCAGGATCGATCAATCCGGCGGGGCCGTATGCGCGCTCTTCACTTTGATCCCCCGATCAGCAGGAGGGCTTGCCTGCCTACACCCGCGCCGACTGCATCGGCGTCCGCACGCCGTGCCGGTTCAGCGGGACCGTCGCGACCTGGCCCTGGCGCAGCGGCTGCGCGCCGGGGGCGGTGGCGGGGGCCGGGACCGGGGTGCCCGGGGCCGCCGGCGACGAGGACGCGGCCGGGGCCGGGACCGGGAGCGAGCCGGCCGGGGCGCCCGGGCCCGCGGCGACCGTGGCGTGGACCGCCTCGGCCAGGAGCAGGCGGAGCTTCATCGTCTCGGCGAGCTTGGCCGGGTTGTCCTCCTGGCCGCCGTAGGGGACGTCGATGGTCTCGATGACGCACCGCGCCACCTCGTTGCCCGCCGCCTCGGCCAGGGTGCGGGTGAAGGTCGCCGCCGCGTCGTGGAACGGGCCCGGGTCCTCGACCGCCACGCGCATGCGCTCCAGGGACACCGCCAGCAGTTCGCGCTGGGGCGGGTGGATGCGGCGGGCGGCCAGCTCGGCCATCAGCGTGAGCAGGGCCGTGCGGACCTCGCCGAGCTCGGCGACCAGCTCCGGGGAGGATTCGTACTCCAGCTGCACGCTCAGGACCAGCGGGTCGAGCAGGTTCCACTCGGCCTTGGGGCGGACCGTGGTGCCGCGACCGTGGCGGATGCGCAGGACGCGCTTCTCCTCCAGGGCCTTGAGCGCCTCGCGCAGGATGGTGCGGCTGACCGCGAACTCGGCCGCGAGCGCCGCCTCCGGGGGCAGATCCGTGCCCGGTGGGAACTCGCCTTCCAGTATGCGCAGCAGCAGCCGCTCGACGACGGCGTTGGCGAGGCGGGCGGGCCGGATGACCCGGTGGACGTTCCATCCCTCGACATACATGCTGCTGGTGCTCCTCGATCGTGCTGCTGCGTCACTGGCCGCCGCGCTGCTGCCCGGCGTCCAGGCATCCGGTGTGATGTACCGACTTGCGCGCCAATGTACGAGCCGAGGTCTACTCAAGGCAGCTATCTGAGGGCTATTCCATCCTAAATGATGAATCCGCGCCCGGCTTGTCGGCGCGGTGGCGCCGCTTGCGCTTGATCAGCAGGAACAATGTCAGAGCCGCGATCGCCGGGAACCAGCGGTTCTTCTCGTAACGGCCGCTCCAGACCGCCGCCAACGGGTCCTCGGAAAGCGGATCGGCGATCTTCTCCGGCGCGGATTCCGTGCTTTTATTTGCCGGCTCCGCCGCGGGTTCGACCACTTCGGGCGTCTCGACTGCCTCGACGACATCAAGGGCTTCAGCTGATGCCGCCGGCTCGGTTACTTCGGCTACTTCGGTTACTTCGGCCGTCTCGACAACGACGACCGTCTCCACCGCCTGGACCGCAGAACCCTCATGCTCCGCGTCCCGGTAGTCGGCGGCCAGCGCCTCGATCCACTCCGTGCCCAGCGCGGCGACAGCACCGTGCCAGTCCTCCCGCGTGAACTCCAGGGCCCGCCCGGTCAGCTCCAGCTCCGGCACCACGGAGATCAGGGTCCGTTCACCGGCGTCCCCGGCCGGCGCCAGCGTGACCCGCAGATACCCGGCGAGCGCGCCGCTGCCCCGCGCCTGCGCGGCGTCGACGGCGATGTCCAGCGTGCCCTTGTGTGCTTCGGCACCCGCTATGCAGGCGGTGCCCCGGTAGGTGATGGTGGCCCCGGCTCCGCCGGAGCCCACCCGGAGCTTCAAGCGGCCGGCGACGACGTCCCCGGCGACCCCCTCGGGCCCGTCGGCCGGCGGCACCGCGTGGACCGCGTCCACGACCAGCCCGGGCACGGCGCGCGCCATCTTCTCGGGATCGGTGAACGCCAGCCACATAGTCCGGTGCCGCACTGGCACCTCGACCTCGAACGCCATCGCGTACCCACCCCCTCGCCGGGAAGTCACCCGCGCGTCCGCCATCGTGCGGAGCGCGTGCCTGGTGGCACGTTACCAGCGCTTGGACATCCCGCGGCTGACCTTGGTGACCAGATTCCGGGGGACGAGCTTGGCCACGGCGGTGATCGCCTTGTACTGCACGCTCGGCACGCTCACCGGCAGACCCCGCCGCAGGTCGCGCAGCGCGCCCTCGACGATCTCGTCGGCCTCCAGCCACATCCACCCCGGGATGTCGCCGGTGTCCATGCCGCCGCGCTCGTGGAACTCGGTGTGGGTGAACCCCGGGCAGACCGCGACCACCCGCACGCCGGTCCCGTACACCTCGGCGGCGACGGACTCGCTGAAGTTCGTGACCCAGGCCTTGGCCGAGCTGTACGTGCCGCGCGGGACGAAGCCGGCGACCGAGGAGACGTTGATGATCGCGCCCTTGCCGCGCTCGATCATGCCCGGCAGCGCCGCGCGGGTCAGCCGCAGCACGGCGCGCACCAGCACGTCGAGCAGCGCCTCCTCGTCCTCGACGGGATGCGCGAGGAAGGCGCTGGCCAGACCGAAGCCGGCGTTGTTGACCAGGACGTCGACGCCGCGCAGCGGGTCGGCCAGGCGGTCCTCGACCACCGCGCGACCCTCCACCGTGGCCAGGTCCGCGGGGATGATCTCGACCTTGCCTGCCCCCAGCAGACTGAGCTCGGCGGCGGCGTTTTCCAGGCGCTCGACGTTCCGGGCCACGAGCACCAGGTCATAGCGGGCCGCCGCGAAACGGCGGGCGAACGCGGCACCGATGCCGGCCGTCGCCCCGGTAATCAAGGCCGTCGTCATGGCCTCAAGCCTGGCATGCCCCCTCCGGCGCCACCAGAGGGGGGTGCCAGGTACAGGACCGTCCTGGTGGCGACCACGTCACCGCCTCCCCCGGCGTGCGGGTAGGTGTGCCACGTGCGCCACAGCACGCCGTGCAGCCGGGACGGCAGCGGTTCCACGACGACCGCGGTGACGGCGTCGGGGTTCGCGGGGAACACCGCGACGGTGGCGTCGGGCAGGGTGCCGGCGTAGTCGCGCAGGGCGCTGGCCCACGCCGGGAAGTGCCCGGAGTCCACCGTGCGGACCTCACAGCGGACCTCGTAGTGGTAGCCGTCGTCGAGTTCGCGCTCTACGGCTATCGGCAGCGGGCCCGCGGCGTCGCGGCAGGCGACGGTCTCGCGGCAGACGAGGCGGGCGGGCTCGGCGTCGGGGTCCGCGGTGCGCACCAGGATCTGATGCGAGGCGCCGAGGATGCGGACCTCCACGTCGAGGCCGCCGACCGGATGCCGGCGGCTGTGCAGGGCGGGCTGGTCTGGGGCCTCCAGGGACCACGACAGCTCCGAGGCACGGACGTCCCTATAGGGGACCGATAAGGGAGCGATCACGCATGGTGAACGAGCCGGCCGGTGCCCGGGTCACGAAGAAAGCGTATGGTCCGACGATTCGATGAATGGATCCCGACGGGGCGTCCGGCGGTGCGGCCGGATCAGCGGCGGCCTCGGCCCCGGCCGTTGTCCCTGCCGCCGTCGCGACCGCCGTCACGTCCCGCGTCCCGGCCCGCGTCGCGCGCCTTGCCCTTGTGCTCCCGGCCGCCCTCATCGTGCCCGACCTGGCGTCCGCGCTCGGTCTCCCGGTGGATCACCGCCTTGCGGCGGCCGACCATCGGCAGGCCCACCATGCCGAGTCCGGCCCCGGCCAGGCAGGTGTAGAGCCACCAGCCGTGCCCGTCGGAGATCAGGGTTTTACGAAAAGGCAACAAAATGAGGAAAGCAGCAGCCCACAGGCCGATGCCGATCCAGATAACCTTTGCCTCGTTGATCTGCATCGGCTCCAGTTTGGGCCGGCCGGCGCGGCCTTTCGGGGCGGTGCGCCCGGAGGTGTCACGCTCCGGCGTGCCCTCCGGTTCGTCCGCTCTGCGCCTGCGGCCCTGGGTTGTCATGTGGACAGGATATCGGCGGTACAGATCACCGGAGGAGTGGGAGCTTGTCAGTTCAGACGGGAGGCGCAGGCGGTCCCGGCGGGGTGGGCGTCCTGGAACGCGTTTTCAAGGTGCAGGAGCGCGGTTCGTCCTACGTCCGCGAGGTCCGGGGCGGGCTGGCCACGTTCTTCACCATGGCCTACATCCTGGTGCTCAACCCGATCATCCTGGGCGGCGCGAAGGACAAGTACGGCCACGTCCTGAGCCACACCCAGCTGGTCACCTCCACCGCGGTGGTGGCCGGCGTGATGACGGTGATCATGGGCGTCGGCGGGAACCTGCCGCTGGCCATCGCCGCGGGCCTGGGGCTGAACGGCGTCGTGGCCTTCACCCTGGCCCCGACCATGTCCTGGCCGGACGCGATGGGCCTGGTGGTGCTGGAGGGGCTGGGCATCTGCCTGCTGGTGGTCACCGGGCTGCGGCAGAAGATCATGGACGCGATCCCGCTGGCCATGAAAAAGGCGATCGGCGTCGGCATCGGCCTGTTCATCGCCTTCATCGGCCTGGTCGACGCCGGCTTCGTCGGCAAGGGCTCCGGCACCCCGGTGACCCTGGGCGTCGGCGGCACGCTCAAGGGCTGGCCGATGTTCGTGTTCTGCTTCGGCCTGCTGTTGACCCTGAGCCTGCTGGTGCGGCGGGTCCCCGGCGGCCTGCTGATCTCGATCGTCAGCACCACGGTGCTGGCCATCGTGGTGAACGAGATCGCCACGGTCCCGGACGCAGCCTGGGGCACCATCGTCCCGAAGGTCCCGCACGGCGTGGTCGCGCACCCGGACTTCGGGCTGCTCGGCAAGTTCAGCCTCTTCGGCGGCTTCCACGACGCCGGCGTGATGACCGCGATCGTGTTCGTCTTCACGCTGATCCTGGCCGACTTCTTCGACGCGATGGGCACCATCATCGGCATCAGCGGCGAGGCCGGCCTGCTCGACGAGAACGGCCGGCTGCCCAACATCGGCCGGGTGCTGTTCATCGACGGCCTGGCCGCCTCGGCCGGCGGCGCGGGCTCGGCGTCGTCCAACACCTGCTTCGTGGAGTCCGCGGCCGGCGTCGGCGAGGGCGCGCGCACCGGGCTGGCGAACATCATCACCGGCGTGCTGCTGTTCCTGGCCGCGTTCCTGACCCCGGTGCTGACCATCGTGCCGTCGCAGGCCGCGGCGCCGGCGCTGGTCGCGGTCGGGTTCCTGATGATGACGCAGGCCAAGGACATCAACTGGGACGACTGGGAGATCGCGGTCCCGGCGTTCCTGACCATCGCGCTGATGCCGTTCACGTACAGCATCACCAACGGGATCGGGGCCGGATTCATCATGTTCTGCGTGCTGAAGGTGGTGCTCGGCAAGGCCCGGGATGTCAACTGGCTGATGTGGGTGGTGGCGGCGTTCTTCGTGGTGTACTTCGCGCTGGATCCGATCAAGCAGGCGCTGGGGATCGAGTAACGGCCGGGGTGGGGCAGGGGCTCGGTCGAGGCCCTGCCCGCCGGCTCAGTCCTCCTTGAACGTCTCCACGATGTCGGTGAAGTCGATCGTCGCCGCGAAAGGCCGCTCGATGACCAGTCGGTCCCGCTGAGTGCCGACGAGGCGATAGACCTTGTCCGGGCCGAGCTCATGGACGTACACCACGACGTGGCCCTCGTCATCTTCCACACGCCAGAAGCCGGGGACACCCGCAGCCGCATAGAGCTGCGGCTTGCGTTCACGATCGCGGATCTCCGACTCGTGGGACACGACCTCGACCGCCACCAGGACTTCCTCGAACGGCACGTCTGTCTGAAGCCGGCTCCGAACGGCGCTCTTCGTCGTGATCGTCAGATCGGGTTCTGGCCGCTGCCTGCGCCCCAGCGTCGTGGTCATTTCCCGGAACACGAAGAACTCGGGCGGCGCCTGACGCCGCAGCTCGGACGACATCCAGTCGATGACTGTCATGTGAAACAGGTTCTGGGCGCTCACGAATACCAGGCTTCCGTCGATCAGCTCGGTGTGCGGAGGCAGATCGGGGATCCGGTCGAGGTCATCGGCCGTGAAGCCGTCCTCGGGAGGGTCGGCAAGCCACTCAGGCAGCCGCGGTGCGGTCATAAGCACAGGATACCTCCGGTAACAGATGGTTGTTCTGCCAAAACCCAGTGTGCACAAACCATCGAACCGCCACGCCGATAACAGCAGCATTCACTCATTCAGCCCATTGCCATACCGCTGACGAGCACGCGCCCTACCGCCCCCGCGCCTTCACCAGCCCCGTCTCGTAGGACAGCACCACCGCCTGCACCCGGTCGCGCAGCCCGAGCTTCATCAGGATCCGCCCGACGTGGGTCTTGACTGTGGCCTCGGACAGGAACAGCTTCGAGGCGATCTCCGCGTTCGACATCCCCTGCGCGACCAACAGCAGCACCTCGTGCTCGCGGTCGGTCAGGACGTTCAGTTCCGGGGGCGCGGGCTCGCTCTCGGAGGGCAGCATCGGGGCGAACTTGTCGAGCAGGCGGCGGGTGGTCGAGGGGGCGACCACGGCCTCGCCGCTGTGGACCGCGCGGATGGCGGCCAGCAGGTCCGGGGGCGGGACGTCCTTCAGCAGGAAGCCGCTGGCCCCCGCCTTGAGCGCGGTGAAGGCGTACTCGTCGAGGTCGAAGGTGGTGAGCATCAGGACCCGCGGGCGCTCGCCGCGCACCACGATCTCGCGGGTGGCGGCGACGCCGTCCAGGCGGGGCATGCGGACGTCCATCAGGACCACGTCGGCCGGCAGCGTGGCCAGCAGGTCCAGGGCCGCCTGGCCGTCGCCGGCCTCGCCGACCACCGCCATGTCGGGCTGGCTGTTCAGGACCATGCGGAAGCCGGTGCGCAGCAGTTCCTGGTCGTCGACCAGGACGATGCGGACGGGGGCGGCGGATTCGGCGCCGCCGGCCGGTCCGGTCGATCCGGCCGATCCGGTCGGTTCCGGCGTGCTCTGGCTCAACGTCACGACTCCAGGGACTCGGGCTGCAATTCACTCGGGTCGGCGGGCTCCGGGCCGGCGAAGGGCAGGATCGCCTCCACAGCGTAGCCGCCGGAGACGTGCGGGCCGGTGACGAGCGTGCCGCCGAAGACCGAGACCCGCTCGCGCATGCCCACCAGGCCGTGGCCCAGGCCGTCGCCGGGGGCCTCGGCGCCGCGGCCGTTGTCGACGATGCGCAGGACCAGGCAGTCGTCGGTGTACATCAGCGCCACCGAGGCCTTCACCTGCGGGCCGCCGTGCTTGCGGGTGTTGGTCAGCGACTCCTGCACGATCCGGTACACCGCCAGCGCCAGGCCGGTCGGCATCTCCCGCGGCACCCCCTCGACGGTCAGCGACACCGGCAGCCCGGTGGAGCGCACCTGCTCCAGCAGGTCGCCGAGCTGCTCGATGCCGGGCTGCGGAACGTAGGTGCCGGCGTCGTCGGCCGAGCGCAGCACGCCGAGCATGCGGCGCATCTCGGTCAGCGCGGTGCGGCCGGTCTGGGAGATCGCCAGCAGCGCCTTGCGGGCCGCCTCCGGGTCCTGGTCCAGGGCGTAGGTGGCGCCGTCGGCCTGGACCACCATGACCGAGACGTTGTGCGCGACCACGTCGTGCAGCTCGCGGGCGATGCGGGCGCGCTCGGCGGCCGCGGCGATCTGGGCCTGCGCGTCGCGCTCGCGCTCCAGCCGC
This genomic window from Catenulispora sp. GP43 contains:
- a CDS encoding FadR/GntR family transcriptional regulator, which produces MYVEGWNVHRVIRPARLANAVVERLLLRILEGEFPPGTDLPPEAALAAEFAVSRTILREALKALEEKRVLRIRHGRGTTVRPKAEWNLLDPLVLSVQLEYESSPELVAELGEVRTALLTLMAELAARRIHPPQRELLAVSLERMRVAVEDPGPFHDAAATFTRTLAEAAGNEVARCVIETIDVPYGGQEDNPAKLAETMKLRLLLAEAVHATVAAGPGAPAGSLPVPAPAASSSPAAPGTPVPAPATAPGAQPLRQGQVATVPLNRHGVRTPMQSARV
- a CDS encoding SDR family NAD(P)-dependent oxidoreductase; this translates as MTTALITGATAGIGAAFARRFAAARYDLVLVARNVERLENAAAELSLLGAGKVEIIPADLATVEGRAVVEDRLADPLRGVDVLVNNAGFGLASAFLAHPVEDEEALLDVLVRAVLRLTRAALPGMIERGKGAIINVSSVAGFVPRGTYSSAKAWVTNFSESVAAEVYGTGVRVVAVCPGFTHTEFHERGGMDTGDIPGWMWLEADEIVEGALRDLRRGLPVSVPSVQYKAITAVAKLVPRNLVTKVSRGMSKRW
- a CDS encoding DUF2617 family protein, whose product is MIAPLSVPYRDVRASELSWSLEAPDQPALHSRRHPVGGLDVEVRILGASHQILVRTADPDAEPARLVCRETVACRDAAGPLPIAVERELDDGYHYEVRCEVRTVDSGHFPAWASALRDYAGTLPDATVAVFPANPDAVTAVVVEPLPSRLHGVLWRTWHTYPHAGGGGDVVATRTVLYLAPPSGGAGGGMPGLRP
- a CDS encoding DUF2530 domain-containing protein → MTTQGRRRRADEPEGTPERDTSGRTAPKGRAGRPKLEPMQINEAKVIWIGIGLWAAAFLILLPFRKTLISDGHGWWLYTCLAGAGLGMVGLPMVGRRKAVIHRETERGRQVGHDEGGREHKGKARDAGRDAGRDGGRDGGRDNGRGRGRR
- a CDS encoding NCS2 family permease, which produces MSVQTGGAGGPGGVGVLERVFKVQERGSSYVREVRGGLATFFTMAYILVLNPIILGGAKDKYGHVLSHTQLVTSTAVVAGVMTVIMGVGGNLPLAIAAGLGLNGVVAFTLAPTMSWPDAMGLVVLEGLGICLLVVTGLRQKIMDAIPLAMKKAIGVGIGLFIAFIGLVDAGFVGKGSGTPVTLGVGGTLKGWPMFVFCFGLLLTLSLLVRRVPGGLLISIVSTTVLAIVVNEIATVPDAAWGTIVPKVPHGVVAHPDFGLLGKFSLFGGFHDAGVMTAIVFVFTLILADFFDAMGTIIGISGEAGLLDENGRLPNIGRVLFIDGLAASAGGAGSASSNTCFVESAAGVGEGARTGLANIITGVLLFLAAFLTPVLTIVPSQAAAPALVAVGFLMMTQAKDINWDDWEIAVPAFLTIALMPFTYSITNGIGAGFIMFCVLKVVLGKARDVNWLMWVVAAFFVVYFALDPIKQALGIE
- a CDS encoding Uma2 family endonuclease: MTAPRLPEWLADPPEDGFTADDLDRIPDLPPHTELIDGSLVFVSAQNLFHMTVIDWMSSELRRQAPPEFFVFREMTTTLGRRQRPEPDLTITTKSAVRSRLQTDVPFEEVLVAVEVVSHESEIRDRERKPQLYAAAGVPGFWRVEDDEGHVVVYVHELGPDKVYRLVGTQRDRLVIERPFAATIDFTDIVETFKED
- a CDS encoding response regulator, which encodes MVLNSQPDMAVVGEAGDGQAALDLLATLPADVVLMDVRMPRLDGVAATREIVVRGERPRVLMLTTFDLDEYAFTALKAGASGFLLKDVPPPDLLAAIRAVHSGEAVVAPSTTRRLLDKFAPMLPSESEPAPPELNVLTDREHEVLLLVAQGMSNAEIASKLFLSEATVKTHVGRILMKLGLRDRVQAVVLSYETGLVKARGR
- a CDS encoding sensor histidine kinase — protein: MSRVYAWIQRHPKLIDSIPAVILLLIGLASLAASSHPGGMKRWLVVPLVIAATIPLIFRRRWPRGTFTVAAVAGFLSFFLGTASFNAADMAFLIYLYTVAAYCQRRWSIPAMGLTYVGALIQFQLLHMFDDQAQCDHVTKPAEQRLCYQGQPGYTTDGHFNWVTFLFVAVFIAGLVGLAWVGGDSMRYRREYYVRLEDRAQRLERERDAQAQIAAAAERARIARELHDVVAHNVSVMVVQADGATYALDQDPEAARKALLAISQTGRTALTEMRRMLGVLRSADDAGTYVPQPGIEQLGDLLEQVRSTGLPVSLTVEGVPREMPTGLALAVYRIVQESLTNTRKHGGPQVKASVALMYTDDCLVLRIVDNGRGAEAPGDGLGHGLVGMRERVSVFGGTLVTGPHVSGGYAVEAILPFAGPEPADPSELQPESLES